In a single window of the Deltaproteobacteria bacterium genome:
- a CDS encoding glycoside hydrolase family 57 protein, whose translation MPSICLNFHVHQPRWLKHYTFFDIDHDHVYEDVEKNLQILNKVSDNYYLPANSIMLDLLNQYQGDFRIAFSISGICLDQFEKHRVDVLDSFKRLADTGCVEFINETYHHSLAFLFSAREFKEQVMLHKKKIKTLFGQTPKTFRNTGLIYNNDLARTIEKMGFDVILAEGTDKILGWRSPHYVYQPAGCKKLKLLLRNYRLSNDIAFHFSDSKWSEHPLMADKYTHWIHNITDTGARDSINLYMDYETFGNHPWEKAGFFEFIRMLAREIVKHPDYRFQTPSEIAGDYDPIDQLDVTDFISSADGEQDLSTWVGNNLQKDAINTLYSMESNVQRHKKGMFLHTWRMLQASDHFFYMCTKWPADEDGQKHSNPYGSPYDAYINYMNIIDDFSGHFGN comes from the coding sequence ATGCCAAGCATCTGTCTAAATTTCCATGTTCATCAACCCCGCTGGTTGAAGCACTACACCTTTTTTGATATTGATCATGACCATGTTTATGAGGATGTGGAAAAAAATCTTCAGATCCTGAACAAAGTATCCGATAACTATTATCTTCCGGCCAACAGTATCATGCTTGATTTATTAAATCAGTATCAGGGAGATTTCCGGATTGCCTTTTCGATCAGCGGTATTTGCCTTGATCAGTTTGAAAAACATCGTGTTGATGTGCTTGACAGCTTTAAACGTCTTGCTGATACAGGATGTGTGGAGTTCATTAATGAAACATACCATCACTCACTTGCTTTTCTGTTTTCTGCACGGGAATTTAAAGAGCAGGTCATGTTGCATAAAAAGAAGATAAAGACTTTGTTCGGTCAGACTCCCAAGACGTTTCGCAATACCGGACTCATCTATAACAATGATCTCGCAAGGACTATAGAAAAAATGGGCTTCGATGTCATTCTGGCCGAGGGAACAGATAAAATTTTAGGATGGCGGTCTCCTCATTATGTCTATCAACCCGCGGGGTGTAAAAAACTGAAACTGCTCTTGAGAAACTACCGTCTATCCAATGATATTGCTTTTCACTTTTCAGACTCAAAATGGTCTGAACATCCCCTCATGGCTGATAAATATACACACTGGATTCACAATATAACCGATACCGGAGCCAGAGATAGTATTAACCTTTATATGGATTATGAGACATTTGGCAATCACCCGTGGGAAAAAGCGGGGTTTTTTGAATTCATCCGGATGCTCGCCCGTGAAATCGTAAAGCATCCCGATTATCGGTTTCAGACCCCTTCGGAAATTGCCGGAGATTACGATCCCATTGACCAACTGGATGTAACGGACTTTATCTCGTCGGCAGATGGTGAACAAGATTTAAGTACATGGGTGGGAAATAATCTGCAGAAAGATGCCATAAATACATTGTACAGTATGGAATCGAACGTGCAGCGTCATAAAAAAGGGATGTTTCTCCATACCTGGCGCATGCTCCAGGCATCCGATCACTTTTTTTATATGTGCACCAAGTGGCCTGCCGATGAAGATGGACAGAAACATTCCAATCCTTATGGGTCGCCTTATGATGCATACATCAACTATATGAATATTATCGATGACTTTTCCGGTCATTTCGGCAATTAA
- a CDS encoding glycosyltransferase family 4 protein has translation MKILMFGWEFPPHVSGGLGTACFGITKALVGLGHTIFFVIPKILGEAGQSHVELISASGVPVEQQSAGGIKVFKGLDIRLINSTLRPYLNKGQYEDILRGKVLNLPAYEKGQGDTEESHVLTISEHYGPNMVAEVIRYARVAAVIAESQTFDIIHAHDWMTVFAGLHAKKVSGKPLILHIHSLEFDRSGEHANQAIFYIERFGMVSADHIIAVSHYTKNMIVNHYGIHPDKISVVHNAVSRAEAPRIYHVEPHPDKKIILFLGRITFQKGPDYFVEAAAKVLKKLPEVTFVMAGAGDMISRMIERVAELGIGKNFHFTGFLQGTEVEQIFTMSDLYVMPSVSEPFGISPLEAMVYDVPVIISRQSGVSEILHHALKVDFWDVNEIANKIIAILKYPRLVAEMIERSREELHTVRWENAAEKIVTVYDHVLH, from the coding sequence GTGAAAATCCTCATGTTTGGATGGGAATTTCCACCTCATGTTAGTGGCGGCCTCGGGACTGCCTGTTTCGGTATTACAAAGGCTCTGGTCGGCCTCGGCCACACAATTTTTTTCGTCATTCCGAAAATATTAGGCGAGGCGGGGCAATCACATGTGGAATTGATTTCAGCCTCCGGAGTTCCTGTCGAACAGCAATCTGCCGGAGGGATAAAGGTCTTTAAGGGTCTGGATATCAGATTGATCAATTCAACGCTAAGACCTTATCTAAATAAAGGCCAGTATGAAGATATCCTGCGGGGAAAGGTCTTGAATCTGCCTGCATACGAAAAAGGCCAGGGCGACACGGAGGAATCTCATGTCCTCACAATCTCTGAACACTACGGTCCAAACATGGTTGCTGAAGTTATACGGTATGCACGGGTAGCCGCTGTCATTGCCGAAAGTCAGACATTTGATATAATTCATGCCCATGACTGGATGACGGTCTTTGCCGGTCTTCATGCAAAAAAAGTCAGCGGGAAGCCCCTTATTCTTCACATTCATTCCCTTGAATTTGATCGAAGCGGCGAGCATGCCAATCAGGCAATCTTTTATATAGAACGATTCGGCATGGTATCGGCCGATCACATTATTGCAGTAAGTCATTATACAAAAAATATGATTGTCAACCATTACGGTATTCATCCTGATAAAATATCTGTCGTTCATAATGCCGTTTCCCGTGCAGAAGCTCCAAGGATTTACCATGTGGAGCCACATCCCGACAAAAAGATTATCCTTTTTCTCGGCAGGATTACCTTCCAGAAGGGCCCCGATTATTTCGTTGAAGCAGCGGCTAAAGTATTAAAAAAACTACCTGAAGTAACGTTCGTCATGGCGGGTGCAGGAGACATGATTTCCCGTATGATCGAGCGCGTCGCCGAACTGGGAATAGGGAAAAATTTTCACTTCACCGGATTTCTGCAGGGAACCGAAGTGGAGCAGATATTTACAATGAGTGATCTTTATGTCATGCCGAGTGTATCTGAGCCTTTCGGTATCTCGCCTCTTGAGGCAATGGTGTATGATGTACCGGTTATTATTTCCCGGCAGTCAGGGGTGTCGGAGATACTTCATCATGCATTGAAAGTGGATTTCTGGGATGTAAATGAAATTGCCAATAAGATTATAGCAATTTTAAAATACCCTAGACTGGTGGCAGAAATGATCGAACGGTCGCGTGAAGAATTACACACTGTTCGCTGGGAAAATGCTGCTGAGAAGATCGTCACTGTCTACGATCACGTATTGCATTGA
- a CDS encoding glycogen debranching enzyme N-terminal domain-containing protein — protein MLRYTLDEASCLNLEKALNLEWLETNGLGGYASGTILNCNTRKYHGLLVANLRIPQGRHVLLSWLEDSISMRENEFFLSCCQYPGVFHPREGHLLKEFRLDYSPQFTYEMNGISLHKTIMMVHGEERVLIRYDVEHCPFPGVLRLKPFFAYRGYHALAKQNMFLHTKTCKIVNGFEMQPYDGMPPIFIQTNGKSIFNPSPVWYNNFEYLVEKERGFDWREDLFLPGIFEIPVKKGSTVIISASLDIYHEKLEKIWTAEKTRRTRETLKNEKIVKKFENQEDKIHVRNLIASGQQFLIKSPSGRPAIIAGYHWFVDWGRDTLISLPGLTFCSGRNEEGIAILSSLGAHEKNGLLPNYFADDGMGNTYNTVDTSLWYFWAVQQMLKHTGEIETIKSRLWPIMKRIVQGYMNGTLFNIHMSENGLLHAGDKDTQLTWMDATAEGSPVTPRWGYPVEINALWYNAVCFAHELAQRFDDHESSFHALIPRIKKSFVDTFWIESKAYLGDVFCNGYLDPAVRPNQILAVSLPYSPLEPAQWTGVVEKVRQHLLTPVGLRTLSPEDKNYKGQYEGDGVSRDSAYHQGTVWPWLIAHFGEAYIRAATDKTAAKIFLLNYIRPFVRKHMLEAGVGCISEIFDGDPPHRPNGCISQAWSAAGLIRLYTLLNEIPDS, from the coding sequence ATGCTCCGATATACACTCGATGAGGCATCTTGTCTAAATCTTGAAAAAGCATTGAACCTTGAGTGGCTTGAAACCAATGGGTTAGGGGGTTATGCATCCGGTACGATACTGAACTGCAATACAAGGAAATACCACGGGCTCCTGGTTGCAAATCTCAGAATACCGCAGGGGAGACACGTCCTCCTTTCATGGCTTGAGGATTCCATTTCTATGAGGGAAAACGAGTTTTTCCTCTCATGCTGTCAATATCCCGGTGTCTTTCATCCCCGGGAAGGGCATCTTCTCAAAGAATTTCGCCTGGATTATTCTCCCCAATTTACCTACGAAATGAATGGGATTAGCCTTCACAAGACAATTATGATGGTTCATGGCGAGGAGCGCGTCCTGATCAGGTATGATGTCGAGCATTGCCCGTTTCCCGGCGTTTTGCGATTGAAGCCCTTTTTTGCATATCGGGGATATCATGCGCTGGCAAAACAAAACATGTTCCTTCATACGAAAACTTGCAAAATAGTAAATGGATTCGAGATGCAGCCTTATGACGGCATGCCGCCCATATTTATTCAGACAAACGGAAAGTCAATATTTAATCCTTCACCCGTCTGGTACAACAATTTTGAATATCTGGTTGAAAAAGAAAGGGGGTTTGACTGGCGTGAGGATCTTTTCCTTCCCGGTATTTTTGAAATTCCCGTAAAAAAAGGGAGTACCGTCATTATTTCCGCATCGCTGGATATTTACCATGAGAAGCTGGAAAAGATATGGACGGCTGAAAAGACAAGGCGGACCCGTGAAACATTAAAAAATGAAAAGATCGTAAAAAAGTTTGAAAATCAAGAGGATAAGATTCATGTACGAAACCTGATTGCTTCGGGCCAGCAATTTCTGATCAAATCACCATCCGGCCGACCGGCAATCATCGCAGGCTACCACTGGTTCGTTGACTGGGGGCGAGACACACTCATTTCCCTGCCGGGGCTGACATTCTGCAGTGGTCGTAATGAGGAAGGGATTGCCATCCTCTCCTCACTTGGCGCACATGAAAAAAATGGCCTCCTTCCCAATTACTTTGCCGACGATGGGATGGGAAATACCTATAATACAGTGGATACCTCGCTTTGGTATTTCTGGGCCGTTCAACAGATGCTGAAGCATACCGGCGAGATCGAGACCATTAAAAGCAGGCTGTGGCCGATCATGAAGAGGATTGTGCAGGGGTATATGAACGGTACACTATTCAACATCCATATGAGTGAAAACGGTTTACTCCATGCAGGTGATAAAGATACACAGCTAACATGGATGGATGCAACCGCGGAAGGTAGTCCTGTAACCCCGAGATGGGGATATCCCGTAGAGATCAATGCCCTCTGGTATAATGCCGTCTGCTTTGCCCATGAACTTGCACAGCGTTTTGATGATCATGAGTCTTCTTTCCATGCCCTCATTCCAAGGATTAAAAAGTCATTTGTTGATACCTTCTGGATTGAAAGTAAGGCATATCTTGGCGATGTCTTCTGCAACGGATATCTGGATCCTGCCGTAAGGCCAAATCAGATTCTGGCTGTCTCGCTCCCCTATTCACCATTGGAACCCGCTCAATGGACCGGTGTGGTCGAGAAAGTCAGGCAGCACCTGTTGACTCCTGTGGGCTTAAGAACCCTCTCACCGGAGGATAAAAACTATAAAGGACAGTACGAAGGCGATGGCGTCTCAAGAGACTCGGCTTATCATCAAGGTACCGTATGGCCCTGGTTAATAGCACATTTCGGTGAAGCATATATCAGGGCTGCGACAGACAAGACCGCAGCGAAGATATTTCTCCTCAATTATATACGGCCATTTGTTCGTAAGCATATGTTGGAGGCCGGTGTGGGTTGTATATCTGAAATCTTTGACGGCGATCCCCCCCATCGCCCCAATGGGTGTATTTCGCAAGCATGGAGCGCAGCAGGATTGATCAGATTGTATACTCTTCTTAATGAAATTCCTGATTCATAG
- a CDS encoding outer membrane lipoprotein carrier protein LolA translates to MICLLLFPSVQALGGPPPLKELIEKAQERYEKTVDLKARFIQEVTIKAMNKTDREEGTVYVKNPRRMLWNYSKPKAKKLIINPKNAWLYIPEDRVVYIQDTDTIYKSKLAVKFLSGIGKLGEDFHINFSRPDPVDGKGNYLLTLTPFNSDTGIDKLNLTVDKDNFQIIQFSFTDLYGNVTRVRLTDIKINNNLPDKLFSFKPPPNVEIFNMP, encoded by the coding sequence ATGATATGCCTGCTGCTTTTTCCTTCCGTCCAGGCCCTGGGAGGGCCTCCGCCTCTCAAGGAGTTGATCGAAAAAGCTCAGGAGAGATATGAAAAAACAGTAGACCTTAAAGCACGATTCATACAGGAAGTGACTATCAAAGCCATGAATAAAACGGATCGGGAAGAAGGAACCGTCTATGTAAAAAATCCCAGGAGAATGTTGTGGAACTATTCGAAACCAAAAGCTAAAAAATTAATCATCAACCCCAAAAATGCCTGGTTATATATCCCGGAGGACCGTGTAGTCTATATTCAGGACACGGATACTATCTATAAGTCAAAGCTGGCGGTGAAGTTTCTTTCAGGGATAGGCAAGCTGGGTGAAGATTTTCATATTAACTTTTCCCGGCCTGACCCTGTGGATGGGAAAGGAAACTATCTTCTCACCCTTACTCCTTTCAATTCAGATACCGGCATCGATAAACTGAATTTAACCGTTGATAAGGATAATTTCCAGATTATACAGTTTAGTTTTACAGACTTGTATGGAAATGTTACCCGTGTCCGACTCACCGATATAAAAATCAACAACAACCTTCCCGATAAGCTCTTCAGTTTCAAGCCCCCACCCAATGTTGAAATTTTTAATATGCCATAA
- a CDS encoding branched-chain amino acid aminotransferase has product MEIKIVTVEPEKMKAKPSDESKLGFGKIFTDHFFTMQYHADRGWYNAMIEPYRLISLEPTAMCLHYGQEIFEGLKAYRGKDDQIFLFRPYENIKRMNTSAERLCMPKVDPELFMTSLKKLVLMEKDWIPRTRGASLYIRPTMIATEAALGVHDANEYLFFIVVGPVGVYYPQGFSPTSMYVTDDYVRAVRGGIGNIKAAGNYAASLLASKVAMEKGFTQVLWLDAIERKYIEEVGTSNVFFFIGDELITPPLGGSILPGVTRNSIIQIARSWNISVSERPISMDEILDTTSNGTLKEAFASGTAAIVSPIGKISYRERAIIINEGKTGNLTEKLYNEILQIQYGEKDDPFGWRVPVSD; this is encoded by the coding sequence ATGGAAATAAAAATTGTTACAGTGGAACCAGAGAAAATGAAGGCGAAACCTTCAGACGAATCGAAGCTGGGGTTCGGGAAAATATTCACGGATCACTTCTTTACAATGCAATACCACGCGGATCGCGGCTGGTACAATGCCATGATTGAACCCTACCGGCTTATATCCCTGGAGCCAACGGCCATGTGTCTTCATTACGGACAGGAAATATTTGAAGGACTGAAGGCTTACAGGGGGAAAGATGATCAAATCTTTCTCTTTAGGCCTTATGAAAACATTAAACGCATGAATACCTCAGCCGAAAGACTTTGTATGCCCAAGGTCGATCCGGAATTATTTATGACTTCCCTGAAAAAACTGGTACTTATGGAAAAGGATTGGATTCCCCGGACTCGAGGGGCATCTCTCTATATCAGGCCGACGATGATTGCGACAGAAGCGGCCTTGGGGGTGCACGACGCCAATGAATACCTTTTTTTCATTGTCGTGGGCCCGGTGGGTGTCTACTATCCCCAGGGATTCAGTCCAACCAGTATGTATGTAACTGATGATTATGTCCGGGCTGTGCGGGGAGGGATAGGAAACATTAAAGCCGCCGGCAATTATGCCGCCAGTCTTCTGGCGAGCAAGGTGGCTATGGAAAAGGGATTTACACAGGTGCTTTGGCTGGATGCGATCGAGAGAAAGTATATAGAAGAGGTGGGGACAAGCAATGTCTTTTTCTTCATCGGCGACGAGCTGATAACGCCGCCCCTCGGTGGAAGCATCCTCCCCGGCGTGACCCGCAATTCCATCATTCAGATTGCCAGAAGCTGGAATATTTCCGTTTCTGAGAGACCCATCTCAATGGACGAAATCCTGGACACCACTTCCAATGGCACACTGAAGGAGGCTTTTGCCTCCGGGACGGCGGCAATCGTTTCCCCGATCGGAAAAATTTCTTACAGGGAACGAGCGATCATCATTAATGAAGGAAAAACAGGTAATCTCACAGAAAAATTATACAATGAAATCCTGCAGATACAATACGGCGAAAAAGATGACCCGTTTGGCTGGAGAGTGCCTGTATCGGACTAA
- a CDS encoding YifB family Mg chelatase-like AAA ATPase, with amino-acid sequence MIVKVLSSTVVGIDAYPVDVEVDISPGLPQFSTVGLPDAAVKESKDRIKAAIKNSGYRFPRNHVTVNLAPADIKKEGTGFDLPIAVGILTGEGCIESNNLLDYTLIGELSLDGSIKGVDGALSAALLANEMGKRGIIVARENADEAAMVESIDVIPVDTLSDVVEFLNSRKEIEPLTLDIADIFDKCLTYPFDFSEIRGQEHAKRALEIAAAGGHNIIMIGPPGSGKTMLAQRLSTILPDLTFTEAIDITKIFSVAGLLNKKRAILGTRPFRTPHHTISDAGLVGGGHTPRPGEISLAHNGVLFLDELPEFRRNVLEALRQPLEDGHITITRSSTTATYPAQFMLVAAMNPCPCGYYGDQTRVCRCTPQQIRQYQARISGPLLDRIDIHIDVPSVRYRDLTTKSSGESSGAIKERIDRARFMQKKRFEGENTQFNARMSDKQIKVYCTIDEDSQKLIEMAIEKLGLSARAYTKVLKVARTIADIDEEEKIRSSHVAEAIQYRNLDRKMI; translated from the coding sequence TTGATTGTAAAGGTCCTCAGCAGCACCGTTGTCGGTATAGATGCATATCCGGTTGATGTGGAGGTGGACATCTCCCCGGGCCTTCCTCAATTTTCAACAGTAGGACTTCCGGATGCCGCCGTCAAGGAAAGTAAAGACAGGATCAAGGCGGCTATCAAAAATTCCGGATATAGATTTCCCAGGAACCATGTTACCGTAAATCTCGCACCTGCGGACATTAAAAAAGAAGGAACCGGTTTCGATCTTCCCATCGCCGTAGGTATTCTGACAGGCGAAGGATGTATCGAATCAAATAACCTTCTGGACTATACCTTGATCGGAGAACTGTCTTTAGACGGGAGCATCAAGGGCGTTGATGGAGCCCTATCAGCCGCCCTTCTGGCAAATGAGATGGGGAAAAGGGGTATCATTGTGGCAAGAGAAAATGCCGATGAAGCCGCCATGGTTGAATCTATCGATGTTATTCCCGTCGATACCCTTTCGGATGTCGTGGAATTTCTTAATAGCAGGAAGGAGATAGAGCCGTTAACGCTGGACATAGCCGATATATTCGATAAATGTCTCACATATCCTTTCGATTTCAGCGAAATTCGCGGACAGGAACACGCCAAAAGAGCTTTGGAAATTGCCGCCGCCGGAGGGCATAATATTATTATGATCGGCCCACCGGGATCGGGGAAGACGATGCTTGCCCAGCGACTCTCTACCATACTTCCCGATCTGACTTTTACTGAAGCTATTGATATTACGAAGATCTTTTCTGTTGCCGGGCTTCTCAATAAAAAGAGAGCCATTTTAGGAACAAGGCCTTTTCGAACTCCCCACCATACGATTTCAGATGCCGGACTTGTGGGAGGGGGACATACTCCCCGACCGGGGGAAATCAGCCTCGCCCACAACGGAGTGTTGTTTCTCGATGAACTGCCGGAATTCAGGAGAAATGTCCTCGAGGCATTAAGACAGCCATTAGAGGATGGGCATATTACCATCACGCGGTCTTCCACCACGGCCACCTATCCGGCACAATTTATGCTCGTGGCGGCAATGAACCCCTGTCCCTGCGGCTATTATGGAGACCAGACAAGGGTGTGTCGATGTACCCCGCAGCAGATCCGGCAGTATCAGGCGAGGATATCGGGTCCTCTCTTAGACAGAATCGATATTCATATCGATGTCCCGTCCGTCCGATATAGAGACCTCACGACTAAATCTTCCGGTGAATCCTCCGGTGCTATCAAGGAAAGAATAGACCGCGCAAGATTCATGCAAAAAAAGAGATTCGAAGGCGAGAATACACAATTCAATGCCCGGATGTCCGACAAACAGATAAAGGTATATTGCACCATTGATGAGGATTCCCAGAAGCTTATTGAAATGGCCATAGAAAAACTCGGGCTCTCCGCCCGTGCTTATACCAAGGTATTAAAAGTCGCCAGGACTATTGCGGATATCGACGAAGAAGAAAAAATACGCTCCAGCCATGTCGCCGAGGCCATCCAGTACAGAAACCTTGATAGAAAAATGATTTAG
- the moaC gene encoding cyclic pyranopterin monophosphate synthase MoaC, with the protein MAEFSHLDEKGKAKMVDVTLKEPSAREAVARGKVLMRRDTVNLIEKGDMPKGDVFGVAKIAGIMAAKRTSEMIPMCHPLELTGIDITFISNAELGEITIEAKVKNVGRTGVEMEAMTAVSVAALTIYDMCKSADKNIVIADIKLISKHGGKSGPFVRDV; encoded by the coding sequence ATGGCTGAATTTTCCCACCTTGATGAAAAAGGCAAGGCCAAGATGGTTGATGTGACACTGAAGGAACCTTCGGCACGGGAGGCCGTTGCCCGTGGAAAGGTCCTGATGCGCCGGGATACAGTAAATCTCATCGAGAAGGGAGATATGCCCAAGGGAGATGTTTTTGGTGTAGCAAAGATTGCGGGAATTATGGCAGCCAAGAGAACAAGCGAAATGATCCCTATGTGCCACCCTTTAGAACTGACGGGGATTGATATTACGTTTATAAGTAATGCCGAATTGGGTGAAATTACGATTGAAGCAAAAGTGAAAAATGTAGGGAGAACGGGTGTGGAGATGGAGGCTATGACGGCAGTCAGTGTAGCGGCCCTGACAATTTATGATATGTGCAAATCTGCCGATAAGAATATTGTAATTGCCGACATCAAATTAATCTCAAAACACGGCGGCAAAAGCGGTCCCTTTGTTAGAGATGTTTAG
- a CDS encoding UDP-N-acetylglucosamine pyrophosphorylase — MPAPFSIDIGEEINLDRISGDGVILYPGTRIYGAKTLISRGARLGYEAPATVVDCQIGEHVELKGGFFKSSAFLEKSNMGCGAQVREGCILEEEASAGHTVGLKQTILFPFVTLGSLINFCDCFMAGGTSRKNHSEVGSSYIHFNYTPHQDKATPSLIGDIPRGVMLNQPPIFLGGQGGMVGPVRIGYGTVIAAGTVFRRDCPEGNTLVAEKGVTVEEEFFQTGFYRHIKRRVYNNICYLANLLALRQWYVHVRQPFFRQKDMGTELYAGVMDKLDGAVEERVKRFKALSEKMETSIELGKNILGKSEHENLFRQKKEFCENWSKIEATFTGGLETSVNIKNRDAFITIIHEKMKDNSDYIKVIQGLDKEVSVLGTAWLQKIVDHISGTASGHLPSHRS, encoded by the coding sequence ATGCCGGCCCCTTTTTCTATAGATATCGGGGAAGAAATAAATCTCGACAGGATTTCCGGTGATGGTGTAATACTCTATCCCGGAACCAGGATTTATGGGGCAAAAACCCTGATTTCCCGGGGAGCCAGGCTGGGATATGAAGCACCGGCTACCGTCGTTGATTGTCAAATCGGAGAGCATGTTGAACTAAAGGGCGGATTTTTCAAATCATCTGCCTTTCTTGAAAAGTCTAACATGGGTTGCGGCGCACAGGTAAGGGAAGGGTGTATATTAGAGGAAGAAGCAAGTGCGGGCCATACCGTCGGATTAAAGCAAACTATTCTTTTCCCCTTTGTAACCCTTGGCAGCCTCATCAACTTTTGTGACTGTTTCATGGCAGGTGGAACGAGCCGAAAAAATCACAGCGAAGTTGGCAGTTCATATATACATTTCAATTATACCCCACATCAGGATAAAGCCACACCTTCCCTTATCGGCGATATACCCAGAGGTGTTATGCTGAACCAGCCTCCTATTTTTTTGGGAGGTCAGGGTGGTATGGTTGGCCCGGTCAGGATCGGTTATGGTACCGTGATCGCCGCGGGAACGGTTTTTCGGAGGGATTGCCCTGAAGGGAATACGTTAGTTGCCGAAAAAGGCGTTACCGTTGAAGAAGAATTCTTTCAAACAGGTTTTTACAGACATATCAAGCGGCGTGTCTATAACAACATCTGCTACCTTGCCAACCTTTTAGCCCTCAGGCAGTGGTATGTCCATGTTCGACAACCCTTTTTCCGGCAGAAGGATATGGGTACGGAACTGTATGCCGGGGTTATGGATAAGCTTGATGGTGCCGTTGAGGAAAGAGTAAAACGATTTAAAGCCCTTTCTGAAAAAATGGAAACATCCATTGAACTGGGTAAGAATATTTTGGGGAAAAGCGAACATGAAAACCTTTTCCGGCAAAAGAAGGAATTCTGTGAAAATTGGTCAAAAATCGAGGCGACTTTTACCGGTGGGTTGGAAACAAGCGTTAATATAAAAAATCGGGATGCATTTATCACAATCATTCATGAAAAAATGAAGGATAACAGCGATTACATAAAAGTCATTCAGGGTCTGGACAAAGAGGTATCGGTTCTGGGAACGGCGTGGCTGCAAAAAATCGTAGATCATATTAGCGGTACAGCATCAGGCCATTTGCCGTCTCACAGATCCTGA